A DNA window from Polyodon spathula isolate WHYD16114869_AA chromosome 18, ASM1765450v1, whole genome shotgun sequence contains the following coding sequences:
- the LOC121331216 gene encoding guanine nucleotide exchange protein smcr8a-like encodes MISSPDLVAFTKDDDFRDTYVEINSLPEQFSLPQFPYAGNANPWAGASFAKFTKDFILISEFSEQVGPQPLLTIPDDPKAWGTFDLNYFSLRIMSVDYQASFVGHPPGCGYPKLNFVEDSKVVLGDSKEGAFAYVHHLTLYDLEARGFVRPFCMAYISSDEDKIMQQFQELSSEFSKASECLKTGNRKAFANELEKKLKDLEYTRTVLHEEAELQKTENGCYSTQAIEKANELANVEKSIYEHKDLLKQVTSYPNRKMKDPEFLPYEPEPPSEPPGVDQDQISGGSNPDHPSDDPSNTRRPSYTPQFIKAKSAKCFDKRLKTLEELCDVYFFNQTVDQLTQIEKIFRGDLCYISTSQIDTALLKQQKITNFLFEVFRDWEEEPEKPQYGEKLAPNSDSRLNPTPSNEPSCVETVLIKMEQDISEEGQQETESSLCDITQDNSEECLEADMKGSVSSGESIEVLGTERSFPVQGSLVQSESQASLPVHYPEVVRRKAVSKRTNSEDSIEVLSTTDSIIPEDLRASCSGAIYEEEPYNDSSSEHMYQSSPSSQRLVDSGMQDAGDFGKEATEQADSACCIGQEGPRFEEPAPELGQECSDNGVVRVAPRSSRAGEQAPGVDDGAPAGLPSYELNLIYLSDEVSRLDLDDVSDSTSFMSASTSSERAASPFLSGNPITVKHKRKAGQGALRFIRQYPFAQQAIFCLLSGRTLVVMGADEGKVRKLVSALSIFVPNLGKYAETIKPWLTSPFQITDLHSWKLIGLHRVASPTGSSMLFSLNRYSRYIGILDADHKTLRCPPYKGTLISKLADHRTQIKRGSTYFMHVQSMLSQLCSKAFLYTFCHHLHLPIHPGEGDASVASRRVGFLQHQLGVSGEDVRIVQYLGELLKLHYLQGPGKGGTPPVFRFEYTTSFLYKI; translated from the exons ATGATCAGTTCACCAGATTTGGTGGCTTTCACAAAAGATGATGACTTCAGAGACACCTATGTGGAGATTAACTCGCTGCCAGAACAGTTTTCACTGCCTCAATTCCCCTATGCTGGAAATGCCAACCCTTGGGCCGGGGCTTCCTTTGCCAAATTCACCAAGGACTTCATTCTCATCTCCGAGTTTTCCGAACAAGTGGGGCCCCAGCCGCTGCTGACCATCCCGGATGACCCCAAAGCCTGGGGCACCTTTGATCTCAATTACTTCTCTCTCAGGATTATGTCCGTGGATTATCAGGCCTCCTTTGTGGGGCACCCTCCGGGCTGCGGGTACCCCAAGCTTAACTTCGTGGAGGACTCCAAAGTTGTGCTGGGCGACTCCAAAGAAGGGGCTTTTGCCTATGTCCACCACTTAACCCTTTACGACCTGGAGGCCAGGGGCTTTGTGAGGCCTTTCTGCATGGCCTACATCTCCTCTGACGAAgacaagatcatgcagcagttcCAGGAGCTCTCCTCTGAGTTCTCCAAGGCGTCTGAGTGCCTGAAGACTGGAAACCGGAAAGCCTTTGCCAATGAACTGGAAAAGAAGCTGAAGGACCTGGAGTACACCAGGACCGTGCTCCACGAGGAAGCCGAGCTGCAGAAGACAGAGAATGGCTGCTACTCAACACAAGCGATAGAGAAAGCCAACGAGCTGGCTAACGTGGAGAAATCAATCTACGAGCACAAAGACCTTTTAAAGCAGGTCACGTCCTACCCTAACAGAAAGATGAAGGATCCTGAGTTCCTCCCTTACGAACCTGAACCCCCCTCTGAACCTCCTGGAGTGGACCAGGACCAGATCTCCGGTGGCTCTAATCCCGACCACCCCTCGGATGACCCCAGCAATACACGCAGGCCGTCTTACACCCCTCAGTTCATCAAGGCAAAATCAGCCAAATGTTTCGACAAGCGCTTGAAAACGCTGGAAGAGCTGTGTGATGTCTACTTCTTCAACCAGACCGTGGACCAGCTGACTCAAATCGAGAAGATCTTCAGAGGCGACCTCTGCTACATCTCCACCAGCCAGATAGACACGGCTCTTTTGAAGCAGCAAAAAATCACCAACTTTCTGTTCGAGGTTTTCAGAGACTGGGAGGAGGAACCTGAAAAGCCCCAGTATGGTGAAAAACTAGCCCCCAACAGTGATAGCCGTCTCAATCCTACCCCCTCTAACGAGCCCTCCTGCGTGGAGACTGTGCTTATTAAAATGGAGCAGGACATCAGTGAGGAAGGACAGCAGGAGACAGAGTCCAGCCTGTGTGACATCACGCAGGACAATTCCGAAGAGTGCCTGGAAGCAGATATGAAAGGCAGTGTAAGTAGCGGAGAGAGCATCGAAGTGCTGGGGACGGAGAGATCTTTCCCTGTTCAGGGATCCTTGGTCCAATCAGAGAGCCAGGCGAGTCTGCCGGTACATTATCCCGAGGTGGTCCGAAGGAAAGCGGTGAGCAAGAGGACAAACAGCGAGGACAGCATTGAAGTGCTGAGCACCACAGACTCGATCATACCCGAGGATCTGAGGGCGTCCTGCTCCGGCGCTATTTACGAGGAGGAGCCTTACAATGACAGCTCTTCAGAGCACATGTACCAGTCTTCACCATCAAGCCAGAGGCTGGTGGACTCCGGCATGCAAGATGCAGGGGATTTTGGAAAGGAGGCCACAGAGCAGGCTGATTCTGCCTGCTGCATCGGGCAGGAGGGCCCCCGCTTCGAGGAGCCAGCCCCTGAGCTCGGCCAGGAGTGCAGCGACAATGGAGTGGTGAGGGTGGCCCCCAGGTCAAGCAGAGCTGGGGAGCAGGCCCCGGGTGTGGATGATGGGGCTCCGGCGGGACTGCCTTCATACGAGCTGAACCTCATTTACCTCTCCGATGAGGTGTCCAGGCTGGACCTGGATGACGTTTCGGACAGCACCAGCTTCATGAGCGCCTCCACCAGCTCCGAGCGGGCTGCTTCTCCCTTCCTCTCAGGCAATCCCATCACTGTGAAGCACAAGAGGAAAGCCGGGCAGGGTGCCCTGAGGTTTATCAGACAGTACCCGTTCGCCCAGCAAGCCATATTCTGCTTGCTCAGTGGGAGAACACTGGTAGTGATGGGCGCAGACGAAGGAAAGGTGAGAAAGCTGGTGAGCGCCCTGTCCATCTTCGTGCCAAACCTGGGCAAGTATGCGGAAACGATAAAGCCCTGGCTGACCTCCCCCTTCCAAATCACAGATCTGCACAGCTGGAAACTGATTGGGCTGCACAG GGTGGCCTCTCCCACTGGCTCCAGCATGCTGTTCTCCCTGAACCGCTACAGCCGGTACATCGGCATCCTGGACGCGGATCACAAGACTCTGCGCTGCCCCCCCTACAAGGGCACGCTGATCAGCAAGCTGGCGGACCACCGGACACAGATTAAGCGAGGCAGCACCTACTTCATGCACGTGCAGAGCATGTTGAGCCAGCTCTGCTCCAAGGCCTTCCTCTACACCTTCTGCCACCACCTGCACCTCCCCATCCACCCGGGCGAGGGAGATGCCTCGGTGGCAAGCCGGCGGGTGGGCTTCCTGCAGCACCAGCTGGGCGTCTCAGGCGAGGACGTCAGGATCGTGCAGTACCTGGGCGAGCTCCTCAAACTGCACTACCTTCAGGGTCCTGGCAAGGGGGGCACCCCTCCGGTCTTCAGATTTGAGTACACCACCAGCTTTCTATATAAGATCTAG